CCTGGTGTCCAGGAAAAGAGGTATTAAGAGTCCAGCTAAGAATGAATGTGGCACATGTACACTATCTGTGTTCGAAGCAGAAGCTGTGCAGGTACAGACCAATACGCTCAGAAGAAGTCAGACCTCACTAAACCAAAACTTTGTTTTCTATCATCTATGTATCTTCTATCTCTATCATCTCTTGCATGGCTTTCAAAGTTGAAGGTGACATtaaagaagataaaaaaaatcggttacacttgacagtatcgacatatgAATGACATGATGTGTCATAAACAATCATAAACCTTTATGATAttacgcttctgttattaagtgacattcggtttttgtcataacaagttaggattggggttggattagggttagaggttagggttagggttcatgtgtcatgacagtgtcatgtgttcatgtcatgtcactcttatgttgctactgtcaagtaaagtgttaccaaaaaatcTAATATAAGTGTAGTGAGTGTTACATCTGACAAAGATCTCAAGTTCAGCATTCAACTAAAATGACTTCCTGTTTTAAAGGGCCTTCGCAGTGAGAAAACAACTGTGTGGGTGGAGGAATTGGAGACTTTTAATGGGCTCATTACTGGTATAGGGTGAAGTGGAATGGAAGGAGAGGCAGCCACACAGGGGTTGAATTGAAAACAGTGACTCtttgccctctcctctcctcccctgcacAGGACCCCAATCGATTGCACACAACTGGGTTAATGTAGTCTCTTAAAACACACGGTGCAAAGCCTTGCATTCAGATaattgctttttcttttttaaagggggggggggggctgtctgcatggctgagagagtgtgagagggtgGTCTTAACAAGTTCCAACGAGAGCTGGCGCCCTCTATTGGAGGTGCATTAAAGCGCAGGCCCGGAGAGGAGCAGTTCATGACTCTCACTTCTCACTTTCCCtttcctcaaccccccccccctcctcaacacacacctcatcttcctccatgctgtttcactgGTGCCTCCTAGGCCCTGAGGAACTTGCCGGAAACACAGGAAATGCTCTGTGTCAAGCTTTCAGGCTCCCCAGGGCGATCTGAGGGGTTGTCATGCCAGCTGCGTCGTTCCCGTTCTCCGGGAAAGGCCGATGACTGCTCAGGAAAGAATCCCGCTCCTCCGTCACCTGTGTCCCGTCCGCCTCCACCTTCCACACACGCTCTGCAGTCTGCTTAATCAATCAGCGACGCCGAGATCTTCCTCAGAGCTTCAGCCTAAGCCTTGCGCGCTCAAATTACTGCTGATCCATTGGCAAGCCCCTGAGGGGTAATGAACGTTTTTAATGACAAGCCCACAGTAATGATGCACGCGGTTGTTATGAGTTACTGTAGTGGCTGGAAATGATGGTTAGTGGGCGGGGACTTTTTATGCGCAGCTGTGGGGTTTTGTGAATCACCAGCCATTCTGTGCATCAAATACAATTTCGTAGTTGTCAAGTGTGTGCTGTTGACACCAATGGGTTTAGAACAGTAGAATAGCAGAGGATTCCATCCTTTAGGGAATGGAACATCCTGGTTATTTCTGCATTTGTAGTGAGGAGAAAGCCATGGATGCTGACtttcaaaaataaaagcaaaaaataataaataaacatgttgTCCTTAAACCCATGTCTTTTTGAGTCTATTGAAATGGAACTTCATAATTATAAAgcttgagaagaaaaaaaaaggacttGACCTTTAAAAATTGAATGGGAGGTGTATTCAAGGTGAATGCATTGTGAGGTTTTGTGAAGTATTGTGAGTGGCTTCTGCTGTGTTGGTTTACTTTCAAAACAGGTCAGTTTGTCACATTTAAAAGGTTAATAGACCACACAGGCACTTACACAGAGAGGACCGCAAGGCAGCTAGCCAATCCTTACCTGTCCTATTTCTCCTCTCTACTGTATGTGGGATGGATTTGTAATTATAGGGCTGTTATCTTCCGACAGAGAAAAATTGTTGCCCTGGCAAGGACAGAGTTTTCCTCTTGTGGTTGTTCCTCGCATTGTTACAAGATGCCTTGCCAAGGATGACCAAACAGGTCATTGTCTGCTTCGCTTGGATATACATACATGGATGAGTTCATCTCATAGTCTGTGGGAATAGAGATTGTTTGAGAAGGATAATGTGTATCTCTGCTGCAGAAACACTTCAACTTGATTTTGACTTAATATCTGAACTGTACTAAACGTCTTTCCACTTAAATGTGCAAGCTTACTTCCCACAAGTATCAAATAGTTGACCAAAGTAGAATGTCTTTTTTCTGCAGCTGGAATAAGACCTAAAATGGCACCTTTGTCTGCCAGTCTGCAAGTCTGAGAGAGAAATCCCCAGTGTCACCAGTGTGCGAGTCTGAGAGAGAAATATAAAAGGGACTCAGGGTCCATTTTGTGTCGCCGGCACTAACAGACTCGCCAGCTTCTGTCAAAGCCGATTCCTGACATTTCCTGCAGCCCTGTAGAGCCCTAATCTCCCAGCGAGCAGCAGTGAAGAAACCGGTGGGCCCTCCTGAAATCGGGAGGCATTACATTGGCCGTGGGGATTAAACGCTAACCATGTAGTATATGGTGCTGACGTGTGGGCTACCAATTTAAAGGCAGTAGgtgggggagagaaaggggagacagacagagagagagagagagagagacacttgagaaaaaggaaaagaagaagagacaggagaggaaaaaaataatgaaaagaaaaatgaaatgtacTTGAGATGAAGGCTTTCTGCCACAAAAACCAAAGGATGGTGAATTCTTTACGCCAGAGGATTTGGCCTCCTTGAAGTAGTTTGCAGTTGGCTCTGCCAAGTTTGCAAATCTTTGTGCCTCTGTTCGTCTGTTTGAGCTCCCATTGGTTTAATAAGAAAACAGGCCCCGGAACATCCCAAAGGATGCTGCTAATGTTATTCCTGTTTCACAGAGAAGATCCTGCTCTTCCCTGAGACTGATTTAAAAGCAGCATGCATTGGTTTTCTGAGTTTCAGCCATTAAATATACAAAGAAAGCATGTAAATGATGGCAAATTTTAATAATTCAAAATGAAAATGACCCAAAATATTTCTTCTAACACACTCGGGCTGTCTAAATTTAATTGATTGCATTTAGTCTAGGTCCTGGGTAAGATTTGTATGCACTTCATTTAGCGGAGAATATCTCAACTGTTATAGACTAATATGACCCTATTGAACAACGTGGGATGTGTGCCAAAATCTCTACCCGGGACGAAAGTCCTGAAAATAACCACAACAGATGACACTATTatcacactacaggtgaatgggactttttttccctttatatatatccccatacatttctaccaGATTAATCTTCATATTAAGAGAAATACTTTTTGTATTACACTTtgcctaaaaaataaaataaaatatgcaaatgaggcaatatcccgagttcaaatacaaaatttggtatcgatatgtgacagtgttcctgagatatggacaacTTCCTGTTTTGGAgctttcgtttggctgtgacgggcaaacgctttcgaaaatcaaaaatccttctagtAACTtctgtgaggcttggtccaaggatcatgtacatcaagtttcgtgaagttcggaccaaatttgtgacctgtgaaaatttagtttcgctttctattcaatccaatatggcggacaaACGACACGCCCACTTGACGTCAACTTCTCGAGCAAGTTGCACCGGTACTgcccggacgttttaaagttggaacggtgtctctgtctcaaagggcctaggcgctagagctgacaaaaaattagggagacgggaataataaaacttaagaagaacaataagtgtgctgctttcagcAATCACACTAAATTACAGCtgtactgaaattacttggtaaacaaaatgcaaaaaattaGTTTGGAAATTCactaaaatggaggatatagcgttttggaaccaaacgcTTCATATTATTTCCCTGCAGTATGCCTCTGTGTATTATTTCCCAGATTGCCTATCCTGTGTCTATCCTATGTCAGACATATGTGTCCTTATGTTTGGCTCCTTATGATGATGTTattgagtgacagaacaaaCACTCGCTTCTCCATCACCAAAGActgatagatggagagagagagagtgatagggagagcgagagagagaggtgaggagaaagaaaagataggAAAAGGAAAAGATAGGAAAAGGGAGACCAaatgaaaaggtgtgtgtgctggatgaTACAACACACAGGCACTTAACCTTGTGTAGTAAACCATGATGCTCACCTAAAACAGattgttttttctcttttctattTTCTCTGTCAAATCACCTCTGTCTCCTCTTCATCAagaaaatagtgtgatattctGAAGGACCTACTTAAAAAATACCCATTACATTTCAAAATGAGTAGTGTTAATACGAAAAGTTTCTTCTTTTATATTTAACTGAGGAGAATAATGTCATGGATAGAGTAAAACATGCTCTCGTTGGAGAGAACTGAACAGAGAGGAACATCACATTTAGATGTGCTTCAGTTTTTGTATTCATATGGAAATAAATGAGCCTCACTACTTTTCAGGCCTTTTTAAACATGAGATGAATGAGTCACACAACATGAGTCACATTACAGAAAAGAGCCTTGGATGGAACCTTTTTTGCATCTAACAGcaacaatgacaaaaaaaaaaaaaaaaacttgtctgTTGTTTTTACTCAAAAAACTAACTCAAAGTTTACCCGAGTTTGAGGCAAACATGCTGCTGTAGGTGTTGAGAGACTCTACTTAGTAAGTGTGCATGGTTTGTGCTGTATTCAGTCCCTAGGTTTGCCAAAAATTCTCTCTTCAAAGTCCACCACCAGTTCTGAAAAGATTTGCAGTGTAATGACTGAAAGTGAAGTAGGCGGACAGGTCTAATTGATGCCATATTTATTGTTGCATAGCCTAATTGAATTAGGCCTGACAAGTGAGTCCTTCAGTGATTGATGTTAATATAATCAACCATGACATCTTCATCCAGTGACTATTGACAGACACCACACCTCTGCAGAGTTGGTAATTACAGCATATGAGAATATGAAGACATTAACATTTGACAACTTCACAGCACTTCTAACTTGATAAATAGTGTTCTACAGTATGCACCAAAACACAGAATCTTACATTTTCAATGGGTGTAGATCATTAATGTTTAGTATTAGCTTAGTTTGATTTAGTTAACTGACACCATAATCCGCTGTTCATTTGTATATTGCGTGTATTTAAATGGAACAAAACCTTACATATACTgtgtctaataataataataatagtacattttatttgtagAGTGCTATCTACAATCGCTTTCTATAACAATCAATCCACAGAACTGCTCACGAAAAACATTAGAATTAAATAATTGCATGAGATGCGCATTTTGCTACAATTATAACAGTGTTGATATGTTGAGAGCACAATGTGACATTGTTTTTTCAATAAAAATAAATCCATTTAGAGAGGAACTTCAACAGAATAtatcatgacacatgaacacTAGGCATTCATTTATTATGCATTGTCAATCATTGAAACTTGGGTCAATTTGATGTACATTTGTACATTATTGTAATGAAATGCCTTGTTGCCACGTAActgcaacaaacaaaaaagcctGGAAAAATATGGATAAATATATCAAAAACTGCTATCTGTTCACATGACATCTGAATGGAAAGTTGAAAGATACATGTGtaatgcatgcttgttgtcAGCCTGTATGTGGTTATCTCCTGCCAAGCTCTGACACGTTTGCATATTGATCAGGTGGATAGCCCAGGGGGACAATTTTCCACGCAGCTTAATGCTCTATTTGCTCTCGAAAGCCTCAATCATCCCCTTAATTGAACAAATTACCCCTGATAAACTGCACAGCGATCCCAGCACCAGAATCAGAAAATTGATAGCTTTCAGTCTGCCGTCCAGCGTGGTCCACTTAAGCTGGAGGTGAAAGAGCGAGGGCAGGAGGAAAGTCATGGCTGCCCCGGTGACGCTCCCCGTCAGTCCCATGAGCAGGGAGAAGTGGGGCACGTACATGGCCATTAAGAAGGTGAGCATGAGCAACCCGGCCCGCAgagccaaaatggccgcctcCGGAGCCGCACCATTTTCCTTGTTCAGCATGCAACCCTGGAGGACCTCTGAGGCGGCGTAGAAGGGCAGAGGGTAGGAGAGCAGGGCCTTGGCCAGGAGGCAGAGGTTGACCATCAGGCGCAGGCCATCGGGCAGGTTGTCGGTGATGACCTCCTTGGTCTCCTCGCCCCACGTCAGGAAGGCCAGCACGGAGAAGAGCGTCTTGAGGACGCAGGCCAGCGCGTGCGTCCAGGTGAGCATGTCGGCGAAGTCGCCACGCTCCTCCATGCTGCCCTCCAGTGTTGGCAGGAAGATCTGCGACGTGTAGCTGAAGATGATCACGCCGACGGACACCAGGAACTTCTCGGCGTCCACCCACAGGCTCATGCGCCGCCAGGACCAGCGGTGCGCCTGCTGCAGACAGAAGCCCACCGTCACGAACGTGATGAGGAACTGGGCCAGCGAGCAGAGCAGGCTGAGGCGAGACACCACGCGCAGGTCCCGGATCAGCATGCACGGCACCAGCGACAGGAAGGTCACCGCCGACCAGGCGCCGGGCGACAGCGGGAGGAAGGAGAAGCTGTGACACATCAGGTTGCTGCTGACCACCAGGTAGAGGATGCACGTCATCATCAGCTCCACCACCTGGGCCACGTGCACCACCCGACCGCCCAGGCGCGGGCACACGTGGCGGCAGCAGGCGTTGGCGATGTCCTCGTAGGTGTCACGAACACGCACCAGCTGCCCAGACTCATCCTCCTCGTACAGGCAGGCGATCAGGATCTTGCCCGTGTAGCTGCAGATGACCGCCGCCAGGACCAATAAGAGGAATCCCAGGTAACCGCTCTGCAGCAGTGCGTATGGCAGACCCAAAACGAATATACCCTAAAATACATGATTTCCAACACATTATAACAAATAAATTTGACAAATGTGTCTTCAGttgacaacacacaaacaaaaatcacAGAGCTTAGTTCTAAGTACAATGGAAATTCACTAAACCACCTCCCCAAGCTTAAAATGGCACTAGAACAGTTTCTCTCCAACTTCATTCTTTGTATGAATCCTTCTGAAGGCTTTATTTCTTTGTAAAATTAACTGCAATTCTATTTTTTTGTTCCTTTTACAAATCCTTCCAACACAACGGACCTTAGAGAAGGACAGTGATAGTAAGCAGCATGGATGTGGTAACACAACTGCTAGCAAAGTACTAcccattacagaaaatgcacaaGAATGTTCTTTCCCTGCACACATAATTGTTTAAAAATTGTCACAAACAAGTGCATGCAAACCTTAATCATGAAGCATACAGCCCTGGCATCATTTAAAATCACCCCCAATGCGGCTCTGTAACTGCTATAACTGTAGAGCCGCATTATGCCTCTCATCTATGATGACATTGAAAGTAGGACACTGGGAAATGACATGTAATTAATTAGTCCAGACATTGCCtaaccccccttcccccaccccatacacacacatacacacacatacatacatacacacacacacacacacacacacacacttaccgtaTATTGAACATGCTGGAACATTAGACAGCAGGTAAACAACGCTGTTAAGATGTGAGCCGGGACAAATATGTAGATGCACTTCTCGGATAAAAAAAAAGCCCAGGGCAGATAATGGGATGCTGGGCAATTAGAGTGAAACAGCATATGATTCAGGGAGGACATAGGAGCCAAAAAGAATTGAGTGGCAGCAAACAGATGAAGCTGTGAAGAGCTGTTcacataatcatcatcatccttgTTTAAAACTAAAAGAGACGCACTAATGCCAAAGCAAACGAGCCTTGTTCAAACAGACTTACTTAATTAAACTGCAtaaatattttaccaatttaaagTCTCAAAATGTATTGTTAGTTTTAATACTTAACAAGCTAATTTAGTATACATAATAGTCTTTGTTAGACCAGAACTGATGTAAACTGATCACGAATAGCAGTGTTTACCAGTGTTCATGATGATGTttaatttttgtttttcattttgaatgAACTTGCCCATCGATCAAAAAAGTCCAATGAATCCACTCACCTGGATGGCATTGGTGACATTCCATCCTGCCTCCCAGGTGGTGATTTTGGGGCAGGTGCCCTCAGGTGACCCCCTGTGGAAGCCCTCCGCCTGTAGATCCTCGCTGGTCTCGGGACTGGAGCCGCAGGGTTCCTTCCCTGGCTCGCCCGCGTGAGCCTCCCCATACGACTTACTCAGCTCATCCCTGTGAGCGAACGCCTGGCTCTCCTCGTCCCCGGCGAGGAACCTGGAGGACCACAGCGCCCTACCATGAGCCCCCAACCAGCTCAGCCTCACAGAGGACATGTCTAACCACTGGTCTGGGGAGGTTTTTTTGCAGTTTCTGTATTTGTCTCCAAGGGGTCTGTGGAGGAAAACCACTTTGCAGGTCAGCGTGAGATGAACCACATGATTGGCGCCTCCTCTAGTTGTCAGCAACTCAGAATCGGCCCAGCAGGTAAGGCACAGGTGAGGTGTCAATCTCATCTCTCCACGTGAAGTGGTAGCAGGGTTTTTGAGACAGACCATGCATCTAAAAGACTGAATTGCCTACTTGAGGGATTTCAGTCATTCATCGTATAATGAGGTTGATTGACAGACCACTGGTCTGTCACAATATAATTGACAAAACACTGTAAGTCATGCAAGATAAGTCTTTGGTTATACTAACAACATTGAGCAGAAGTTTTATCCTGTGTGCTCTTTCAAGACTGCTCAACTATTTTTTACCCTTCTGTGTGGCAGTTTCTGTTGAACACTAGGGGGAGCAACTTAAGCTTTAACTAAGACAAACTTTCCTCACATGAAACTTTTCCACAAAGGTCTAGGCATGATCTTTGGGTGACTGACCTAACTTAACTTTTAAGAGCTCTCCACGTGCATTATACCTTTATACAAAATCTATTCTGGCAACTCGTAGGAGACTGGCAGCCTCTGCATGCCTTTGcaataggctacaatttaagCACCTCTGGCGATAACATTAATTAGCCTACACCTATTTTGATTTGGTATTAAACTCCTCAATAAAATAAGTCCGTTTTAAGAATGCTCATGCTCA
The nucleotide sequence above comes from Alosa sapidissima isolate fAloSap1 chromosome 6, fAloSap1.pri, whole genome shotgun sequence. Encoded proteins:
- the si:dkey-126h10.1 gene encoding vesicular inhibitory amino acid transporter; protein product: MSSVRLSWLGAHGRALWSSRFLAGDEESQAFAHRDELSKSYGEAHAGEPGKEPCGSSPETSEDLQAEGFHRGSPEGTCPKITTWEAGWNVTNAIQGIFVLGLPYALLQSGYLGFLLLVLAAVICSYTGKILIACLYEEDESGQLVRVRDTYEDIANACCRHVCPRLGGRVVHVAQVVELMMTCILYLVVSSNLMCHSFSFLPLSPGAWSAVTFLSLVPCMLIRDLRVVSRLSLLCSLAQFLITFVTVGFCLQQAHRWSWRRMSLWVDAEKFLVSVGVIIFSYTSQIFLPTLEGSMEERGDFADMLTWTHALACVLKTLFSVLAFLTWGEETKEVITDNLPDGLRLMVNLCLLAKALLSYPLPFYAASEVLQGCMLNKENGAAPEAAILALRAGLLMLTFLMAMYVPHFSLLMGLTGSVTGAAMTFLLPSLFHLQLKWTTLDGRLKAINFLILVLGSLCSLSGVICSIKGMIEAFESK